From the genome of Candidatus Methylomirabilota bacterium, one region includes:
- a CDS encoding class I SAM-dependent methyltransferase: protein MTKQARRMLAMMDRATSLWHIPVIGRPKGRLIRRLIERHRTQRAIEIGSLLGYSAILIAGSLPPRGRLTCVEVNPYLARFVKSNVAIAGLGRKVKLVVADALRAIPLLGGRFDFVLIDAAKEDYLDYLRQLEPKLAPGAVVVADNTGIYRRDVAPYLEHVRNAGRYTSRAYDFGDDAMEVSILRGRIT from the coding sequence ATGACCAAGCAGGCGCGGCGCATGCTGGCCATGATGGATCGCGCCACGTCGCTCTGGCACATCCCGGTCATCGGGCGCCCCAAGGGCCGTCTCATCCGCCGCCTGATCGAGCGGCACCGGACCCAGCGCGCCATCGAGATCGGCTCGCTGCTGGGCTACTCGGCGATCCTCATCGCGGGATCACTCCCGCCCCGGGGCCGGCTGACCTGCGTGGAGGTGAACCCCTATCTCGCGAGGTTCGTGAAGAGCAACGTGGCGATTGCCGGGCTCGGCCGGAAGGTCAAGTTGGTGGTGGCCGATGCGCTGCGCGCGATCCCCCTCCTGGGCGGGCGCTTCGACTTCGTCCTCATCGACGCGGCGAAGGAGGATTACCTGGACTACCTCCGCCAGCTCGAGCCGAAGCTGGCGCCGGGCGCCGTCGTCGTGGCCGACAACACCGGGATCTACCGCCGGGACGTCGCCCCCTATCTCGAGCACGTCCGGAACGCGGGCCGCTACACCTCGCGCGCGTACGACTTCGGGGACGACGCGATGGAGGTCAGCATCCTGCGCGGAAGGATCACGTAA
- a CDS encoding SGNH/GDSL hydrolase family protein, translating to MNGRALLVAALLAGCAARPDAPHRLPADRSEPVVYVALGDSTVQGVGASSPERNYVSRLYERLRAVYPLARVANLGVSGATSADVVAAQLQRAVEVRPHLVTLSVGPNDITRGVPVRQYERNIDAILAALTRETRAVVVVNLLPDLAVTRRFRGSPQEGAVGRLTVQFNDALRSRARQHGVEPVDLYSASHEEVPRRPELLATDGYHPSDAGYARWAELMWRGIEKRIAHGG from the coding sequence ATGAATGGCAGAGCGCTGCTGGTGGCGGCGCTCCTGGCCGGCTGCGCCGCGCGGCCGGATGCTCCGCACCGGTTGCCCGCGGATCGGAGCGAGCCGGTCGTGTACGTCGCCCTGGGGGACAGCACGGTGCAGGGCGTGGGCGCCAGCAGCCCCGAGCGCAACTACGTGAGCCGGCTCTACGAGCGCCTGCGCGCGGTCTACCCGCTGGCGCGCGTCGCCAATCTTGGCGTGAGCGGCGCCACCTCCGCGGACGTCGTGGCGGCCCAGCTCCAGCGCGCCGTCGAGGTGCGCCCGCACCTCGTCACGCTCTCGGTCGGCCCCAACGACATCACCCGGGGCGTCCCCGTCCGGCAGTACGAGCGCAACATCGACGCCATTCTGGCGGCACTGACGCGGGAGACCCGCGCGGTAGTGGTCGTGAACCTCCTGCCCGACCTGGCGGTCACGCGGCGGTTCCGGGGCAGCCCGCAGGAGGGTGCGGTCGGGAGGCTCACCGTGCAGTTCAACGACGCGCTCCGCAGCCGGGCCCGCCAGCACGGTGTCGAGCCGGTGGATCTCTACTCGGCCAGCCACGAAGAGGTACCGAGACGCCCGGAGCTGCTCGCCACCGACGGCTATCATCCGTCCGACGCGGGCTACGCGCGCTGGGCCGAGCTGATGTGGCGGGGCATCGAGAAGAGAATCGCCCACGGCGGATGA
- a CDS encoding LLM class flavin-dependent oxidoreductase encodes MKLAAYLIPGRDLSQTVGLARHAEALGYESVWVTHGLGRDSFLVLQAYGAATSRIGLGNGVVPIYPRHPVAMAQAALTLSELTGGRFRLGIGVSHRATMEAMLGVPLREPLAVMREYVAVLRGALGAGAEVEGQHFRVHWSLAVPQRPPAPPIFLAALSPKMLELAGEIADGAVLWLTPPAYVRRVAVPALERGRRRGGKTLAGFEIVAAVPLAITEDPAGALAAFRAELTRYLALPFYRAMLENAGLGEELGAFDRGGEVPEPLAQALGAVGDAARARAYVQTYREAGVTLPAVRPITFPDAPWYRRTLEQAAGW; translated from the coding sequence ATGAAGCTCGCCGCTTACCTCATTCCCGGACGCGATCTTTCCCAGACGGTGGGGCTCGCGCGCCACGCCGAGGCGCTCGGCTACGAGAGCGTCTGGGTCACTCACGGGCTGGGCCGGGACTCGTTCCTCGTCCTGCAGGCGTACGGCGCGGCCACCTCGCGGATCGGGCTGGGCAACGGCGTGGTGCCGATCTATCCGCGCCACCCGGTGGCCATGGCCCAGGCGGCGCTCACGCTGTCGGAGCTGACGGGCGGACGGTTCCGGCTGGGCATCGGCGTGAGTCACCGCGCCACGATGGAGGCGATGCTCGGCGTGCCGCTGCGCGAGCCGCTCGCCGTCATGCGCGAGTACGTCGCCGTCCTGCGCGGCGCGCTGGGGGCCGGCGCCGAGGTCGAGGGCCAGCACTTCCGCGTCCACTGGAGCCTGGCCGTGCCCCAGCGCCCACCGGCGCCGCCGATCTTCCTGGCGGCGCTCTCGCCGAAGATGCTCGAGCTCGCGGGGGAGATCGCCGACGGCGCCGTGCTCTGGCTCACCCCGCCCGCGTATGTCCGCCGGGTGGCCGTGCCCGCCCTGGAGCGCGGCCGGCGCCGGGGCGGCAAGACGCTCGCCGGTTTCGAGATCGTGGCGGCGGTGCCGCTCGCCATCACCGAGGACCCCGCGGGCGCGCTGGCGGCGTTCCGGGCCGAGCTGACCCGCTACCTCGCGCTGCCCTTCTATCGGGCCATGCTCGAGAACGCGGGCCTCGGGGAGGAGCTGGGCGCGTTCGACCGCGGCGGCGAGGTGCCGGAGCCGCTGGCGCAGGCGCTCGGCGCCGTGGGCGATGCCGCCCGCGCGCGGGCCTACGTTCAGACGTATCGGGAGGCGGGCGTCACGCTGCCGGCCGTGCGACCGATCACGTTTCCCGACGCGCCGTGGTACCGCCGCACTCTCGAGCAGGCAGCGGGATGGTAG
- a CDS encoding helix-turn-helix domain-containing protein, whose translation MIVLDGEEYLTVHEAARLLGVKRATLYAYVSRGVLRSYRQGIKRQRLYRRAEVEALLRVAPSGRGADAAPRRRGPREIPLAESWIRD comes from the coding sequence ATGATCGTCCTCGACGGCGAGGAGTACCTGACTGTCCACGAGGCGGCGCGTCTACTCGGCGTCAAGCGCGCCACGCTGTACGCCTACGTGAGCCGCGGGGTGCTCCGCAGCTACCGCCAGGGCATCAAGCGCCAACGGCTTTACCGCCGGGCCGAGGTGGAGGCGCTGCTGCGCGTGGCGCCCAGCGGGCGGGGAGCGGACGCGGCCCCCCGGCGGCGGGGACCGCGCGAGATCCCGCTGGCCGAATCCTGGATCAGGGACTGA